One part of the Musa acuminata AAA Group cultivar baxijiao chromosome BXJ1-5, Cavendish_Baxijiao_AAA, whole genome shotgun sequence genome encodes these proteins:
- the LOC135674912 gene encoding transcription factor MYB20-like: protein MGRKPCCEKVGLKKGPWTAEEDKKLIDFILTQGLCCWRAVPKLAGLLRCGKSCRLRWTNYLRPDLRRGFLSEDEEKLVIELHSQLGNRWSKIASQLPGRTDNEIKNIWNSRIKKELRKMGIDPLTHKPISPTTEELHRHQQKEQQRRCMDVSCDGDEQTESDYSMGSSKTAEEEAKEKSTASPRDPAADESLSNCPEFCTDEVPMLQPHEILIPCDSSACSSSCSSASSSSSSFPRMELPESMHLWGSIDQELTWKSYQEDWKYDVFCFDC, encoded by the exons ATGGGGAGGAAGCCTTGTTGTGAGAAGGTGGGATTGAAGAAGGGACCATGGACAGCGGAGGAGGACAAGAAGCTTATCGACTTCATTCTCACCCAAGGACTGTGCTGTTGGAGAGCTGTACCCAAGCTTGCAG GATTGCTGAGGTGTGGCAAGAGTTGCAGACTAAGGTGGACAAACTATCTCAGGCCTGACCTCAGGAGGGGATTTCTATCAGAAGATGAGGAAAAACTGGTCATTGAGCTCCACTCTCAGCTTGGGAACAG ATGGTCTAAGATTGCATCTCAACTCCCTGGGAGAACAGATAATGAGATAAAGAACATCTGGAACTCCCGTATCAAGAAAGAGCTGAGGAAGATGGGCATTGATCCCCTTACTCACAAGCCCATCAGCCCTACAACAGAGGAGCTGCACCGCCACCAGCAGAAGGAGCAGCAACGACGGTGCATGGATGTGTCGTGTGATGGAGATGAGCAAACTGAGTCGGATTACTCGATGGGTTCCTCAAAGACGGCTGAAGAGGAGGCAAAAGAGAAGAGCACAGCAAGTCCTCGTGATCCTGCAGCTGATGAATCCCTCAGCAACTGCCCCGAGTTCTGCACCGATGAGGTGCCGATGCTACAGCCGCATGAGATACTGATCCCATGTGATTCTTCTGCTTGCTCTTCCTCGTGTTCTTCTGCTTCATCGTCGTCAAGCTCTTTCCCACGCATGGAGCTGCCCGAATCAATGCACCTATGGGGTTCCATCGATCAAGAATTGACTTGGAAATCATATCAGGAGGACTGGAAGTACGATGTGTTCTGCTTCGATTGTTAA